The Streptomyces sp. NBC_01244 genome contains a region encoding:
- a CDS encoding fructose-specific PTS transporter subunit EIIC, producing MTSPAGPPEGGDVSGRKPVRIVAVTACPTGIAHTYMAAEKLQQAADRLGVSIKVETQGSIGAENVLSDNDVRQADAVIIAADKEVDLDRFAGKRVLSTGVADGIHKPEELIQRAQSAPVQSGTSAAAGGGGGGGGHQRSQAYKALMNGVSHMIPFVVVGGLLLAVSLSLGGHADAKGGLVIPDGTFWFYVNKLGVTGFSLMLPIFSGYIAYALGDRPALVPGMIGGFLAADAVHIYGADANAGFLGAIATGFLAGYLVMWIKKVKVPKVIQPIMPIIVIPIVSTVALGLFYIYVIGKPISWVFTNLTNWLNGMTGSSAIVLGTLIGLMIAFDMGGPVNKTAFLVAVGLIGTNNHVMGMAAAAIPVMPLGQGLATLLRRKLYSDEEKETGLAALFMGFFGISEGAIPFAAARPAQVIPANMLGGAVAGAIAGVAGVQDSVPHGGPIVSLFGAISGVAMFFVAIAAGAVVTALTTNALIEFKLRREGVTGGGSAGLAPEPALVGAGAPVGVGGGGGATAAAGAGAAGTAVRAQQPAAAAPVAAGGPPEVLSGYLTEQTVKTELASGSKEAAIREMAEMLATTGNVTDVDELVRVALAREAQGTTGLGESIAIPHAKTDAVTRPTVGFARSGEGIEWGALDGTKARLVFMISVPEAAAGDEHLRILALLSRKLMDTGFRERLQAAPGKAAILDVLREIR from the coding sequence GTGACCAGTCCGGCAGGCCCTCCCGAAGGCGGGGACGTGAGCGGGCGGAAGCCCGTGAGGATCGTCGCCGTTACCGCGTGCCCCACCGGTATCGCGCACACGTACATGGCCGCGGAGAAGCTCCAGCAGGCCGCCGACCGCCTCGGCGTCTCGATCAAGGTGGAGACCCAGGGTTCCATCGGGGCCGAGAACGTGCTCTCTGACAACGATGTCAGGCAGGCGGACGCCGTCATCATCGCCGCCGACAAGGAAGTCGACCTCGACCGGTTCGCGGGCAAGCGGGTGCTGTCGACCGGTGTCGCGGACGGCATCCACAAGCCGGAGGAACTGATCCAGCGCGCGCAGAGCGCTCCGGTGCAGTCCGGGACCTCCGCGGCGGCGGGCGGCGGCGGTGGTGGCGGCGGCCACCAGCGCAGTCAGGCGTACAAGGCGCTGATGAACGGCGTCTCGCACATGATCCCGTTCGTGGTCGTGGGCGGTCTGCTGCTGGCCGTGTCCCTGTCCCTCGGCGGGCACGCGGACGCCAAGGGCGGGCTGGTCATTCCCGACGGGACCTTCTGGTTCTACGTCAACAAGCTCGGCGTGACCGGCTTCTCGCTGATGCTGCCGATCTTCTCCGGCTACATCGCCTACGCGCTGGGCGACCGGCCGGCCCTCGTACCCGGCATGATCGGCGGCTTCCTCGCCGCGGACGCCGTGCACATCTACGGGGCCGATGCGAACGCCGGCTTCCTGGGTGCCATCGCGACGGGCTTCCTCGCGGGCTATCTGGTCATGTGGATCAAGAAGGTCAAGGTCCCCAAGGTCATCCAGCCGATCATGCCGATCATCGTGATCCCGATCGTGTCGACCGTGGCCCTGGGCCTGTTCTACATCTACGTGATCGGGAAGCCGATCTCCTGGGTCTTCACCAACCTGACCAACTGGCTGAACGGGATGACCGGCTCCAGCGCGATCGTGCTGGGCACCCTGATCGGTCTGATGATCGCCTTCGACATGGGCGGTCCGGTCAACAAGACCGCCTTCCTCGTCGCCGTCGGCCTCATCGGCACCAACAACCACGTGATGGGCATGGCCGCCGCCGCCATCCCCGTCATGCCGCTCGGCCAGGGCCTGGCCACGCTGCTGCGCCGCAAGCTCTACAGCGACGAGGAGAAGGAAACCGGCCTCGCCGCCCTGTTCATGGGCTTCTTCGGCATCTCCGAAGGAGCGATCCCCTTCGCCGCGGCCCGGCCCGCCCAGGTCATCCCCGCGAACATGCTCGGCGGCGCGGTGGCCGGTGCGATCGCCGGTGTGGCCGGGGTCCAGGACTCGGTGCCCCACGGCGGTCCGATCGTCTCGCTGTTCGGTGCGATCAGCGGCGTCGCGATGTTCTTCGTGGCCATCGCCGCCGGTGCGGTCGTGACCGCGCTGACGACGAACGCGCTGATCGAGTTCAAGCTGCGCCGGGAGGGCGTGACCGGCGGCGGGTCCGCGGGTCTCGCGCCCGAGCCGGCCCTGGTCGGAGCGGGTGCCCCCGTGGGCGTCGGCGGTGGTGGCGGTGCTACTGCCGCCGCGGGTGCGGGAGCAGCCGGTACGGCCGTACGGGCTCAGCAGCCCGCGGCCGCGGCTCCGGTGGCCGCGGGCGGGCCGCCGGAGGTGCTGTCCGGGTACCTCACCGAGCAGACCGTGAAGACGGAGCTGGCCTCCGGTTCCAAGGAGGCGGCGATCCGCGAGATGGCGGAGATGCTGGCCACGACCGGCAACGTCACCGACGTGGACGAGCTCGTACGGGTGGCCCTGGCCCGGGAGGCGCAGGGCACGACGGGTCTCGGCGAGTCCATCGCCATCCCGCACGCCAAGACGGACGCGGTGACCCGCCCGACGGTGGGCTTCGCCCGGTCCGGCGAGGGCATCGAGTGGGGCGCGCTGGACGGGACGAAGGCCCGGCTGGTCTTCATGATCTCCGTGCCGGAGGCGGCCGCCGGGGACGAGCACCTGCGGATCCTGGCACTGCTGTCGCGCAAGCTGATGGACACCGGCTTCCGGGAGCGGCTGCAGGCCGCGCCCGGCAAGGCCGCGATCCTGGACGTGCTGCGCGAGATCCGGTAA
- a CDS encoding Trm112 family protein — protein MPLEAGLLEILACPACHSPLEDKSADAQTPELICTGGQDCGLAYPVRDGIPVLLVDEARRPA, from the coding sequence ATGCCGCTCGAAGCCGGCCTCCTGGAGATCCTCGCCTGCCCCGCCTGCCACTCGCCCCTGGAGGACAAGTCGGCCGACGCGCAGACCCCCGAGCTGATCTGTACCGGAGGCCAGGACTGCGGTCTCGCCTACCCGGTCCGCGACGGCATCCCGGTCCTCCTCGTCGACGAGGCACGCCGCCCCGCCTGA
- the manA gene encoding mannose-6-phosphate isomerase, class I: MDRLTNTIRPYAWGSATAIPELIGVPPTGEPQAELWMGAHPGAPSRLDRGAGESALSDVIAADPEGELGVEAVRKFGPELPFLFKLLAAGAPLSLQVHPDLAQAKAGFEDEERRGVPIDAPHRNYKDANHKPELVCALTPFEGLSGFRPPLEAAALLEGLGVNSLKPYADLLRAHPEEAALREVLTAVLTADRAETARTVTEAAAAAERLGGPYAPYAGLVHHYPGDPGVIAAMLLNHVRLQPGEAMFLGAGIPHAYLDGLGVELMANSDNVLRCGLTPKHVDVPELLKVTVFEPGDPGILRPEGNGEEVYETPIDEFRLSRFVLAPGGAPRVVPDTTAQILLCTAGSPKAGSPKSGELTLAPGESVFVPAGEKVELSGTGTVFRATVVV; the protein is encoded by the coding sequence ATGGACCGCCTCACTAACACGATCCGCCCCTACGCCTGGGGATCGGCCACCGCGATCCCCGAACTCATCGGAGTCCCGCCCACCGGCGAACCCCAGGCCGAGTTGTGGATGGGCGCCCACCCCGGCGCACCCTCACGCCTCGACCGCGGAGCAGGGGAGAGCGCCCTCTCGGACGTCATCGCGGCCGACCCCGAAGGTGAACTGGGAGTCGAGGCCGTCCGCAAGTTCGGCCCCGAGCTCCCCTTCCTCTTCAAGCTCCTCGCCGCAGGCGCCCCGCTCTCCCTCCAGGTCCACCCCGACCTCGCCCAGGCGAAGGCCGGGTTCGAGGACGAGGAGCGCCGCGGCGTCCCGATCGACGCACCGCACCGCAACTACAAGGACGCCAACCACAAGCCCGAGCTGGTCTGCGCCCTCACCCCCTTCGAGGGCCTGTCCGGATTCCGCCCGCCGCTGGAGGCCGCCGCCCTGCTGGAGGGCCTCGGCGTCAACTCCCTGAAGCCCTACGCCGACCTCCTGCGGGCACACCCCGAGGAGGCGGCCCTGCGCGAGGTGCTCACCGCCGTCTTGACCGCCGACCGCGCCGAGACGGCCCGTACGGTCACCGAGGCCGCGGCCGCCGCCGAGCGGCTCGGGGGCCCGTACGCCCCGTACGCCGGACTCGTCCACCACTACCCGGGCGACCCCGGCGTCATCGCCGCGATGCTCCTCAACCACGTGCGACTCCAGCCCGGCGAAGCCATGTTCCTCGGCGCCGGCATTCCGCACGCCTACCTCGACGGCCTCGGCGTCGAGCTCATGGCCAACTCCGACAACGTCCTGCGCTGCGGGCTCACCCCCAAGCACGTCGACGTGCCGGAGCTGCTGAAGGTCACCGTCTTCGAGCCCGGCGACCCCGGCATCCTGCGCCCGGAGGGCAACGGCGAGGAGGTCTACGAGACCCCCATCGACGAATTCCGGCTCTCCCGCTTCGTCCTGGCCCCCGGCGGCGCCCCCCGGGTGGTCCCCGACACCACCGCTCAGATCCTGCTCTGCACGGCGGGCTCCCCGAAGGCGGGCTCCCCGAAGTCCGGCGAACTGACCCTGGCCCCCGGCGAATCGGTCTTCGTACCGGCCGGCGAAAAGGTCGAACTGTCCGGAACCGGCACCGTCTTCCGCGCCACTGTGGTGGTCTGA
- a CDS encoding SIS domain-containing protein has protein sequence MLDESLLDAPDDLARADRRGLLRGAADAGARVRTAARHAAEAGLADLRPDGRPRAVLIAGPGTAATGVADLLGALAGASAPVIRLHPTGVAHAAGALRWTLPGWAGPVDLLLIATTDGTEPGLAVLAEQAYRRGSTVVAVAPERSPLSEAVDGAHGLLVPMAKAPYQEYDESAAAGPGALWALLTPLLVLLDRVGLITAAPHTLQLVADRLDRTAERCGPAIVTYSNPAKTLASELADSLPLIWSEGAAAGPAGRRFAATLAELAGRPALAADLPEALPAHGVLLAGDFAAGADPDDFFRDRVEEPQALRARIVLLRDRPAGGLTAAPAARELALSHDTAISELEPEEGTELEQLAELLAVTDFATAYLALASGGHS, from the coding sequence ATGCTCGACGAGTCACTCCTCGACGCACCTGACGATCTCGCCCGCGCCGACCGCCGCGGCCTGCTCCGCGGCGCCGCCGACGCCGGCGCACGGGTACGCACCGCGGCCCGGCACGCCGCCGAGGCCGGTCTCGCCGACCTGCGCCCCGACGGCCGCCCCCGCGCGGTCCTCATCGCCGGGCCCGGCACCGCCGCCACCGGGGTCGCCGATCTGCTCGGCGCGCTCGCCGGCGCCTCCGCGCCCGTCATCCGGCTGCACCCGACCGGCGTCGCGCACGCCGCCGGGGCCCTGCGCTGGACCCTGCCCGGCTGGGCCGGCCCCGTCGACCTGCTGCTCATCGCGACCACCGACGGAACCGAGCCCGGCCTCGCCGTGCTCGCCGAGCAGGCCTACCGGCGCGGCTCCACCGTCGTCGCCGTCGCCCCCGAGCGCTCGCCGCTGAGCGAAGCGGTGGACGGCGCGCACGGGCTCCTCGTACCGATGGCCAAAGCCCCGTACCAGGAGTACGACGAGTCGGCCGCGGCCGGCCCCGGCGCCCTCTGGGCCCTGCTGACCCCGCTGCTGGTGCTCCTCGACCGGGTCGGCCTGATCACCGCCGCCCCGCACACTCTGCAGCTCGTCGCCGACCGGCTCGACCGCACGGCCGAACGCTGCGGCCCCGCCATCGTCACCTACTCCAACCCGGCCAAGACCCTCGCGTCCGAGCTCGCCGACTCCCTCCCGCTCATCTGGAGCGAGGGCGCCGCCGCGGGACCCGCCGGACGCCGCTTCGCCGCCACCCTCGCCGAACTCGCCGGCCGACCCGCACTCGCCGCCGACCTTCCCGAGGCCCTCCCGGCCCACGGGGTCCTGCTCGCCGGCGATTTCGCCGCCGGCGCCGACCCCGACGACTTCTTCCGCGACCGAGTGGAAGAACCGCAGGCCCTGCGCGCACGCATCGTCCTGTTGCGCGACAGGCCCGCAGGCGGACTGACAGCCGCCCCTGCCGCACGAGAACTCGCCCTCAGCCACGACACGGCCATCAGCGAGCTCGAACCGGAGGAGGGCACCGAGCTGGAACAGCTCGCCGAACTCCTCGCCGTCACGGATTTCGCCACCGCCTACCTGGCGTTGGCCTCCGGGGGACACAGCTGA
- a CDS encoding cation diffusion facilitator family transporter encodes MSASGGTKAIVAALAANLAIAVAKFVAFVFSGSSSMLAESVHSLADSGNQGLLLLGGKKAQREATPEHPFGYGRERYIYAFLVSIVLFTVGGMFAIYEGYEKIHEPHAISHWYWPVGVLVFAIIAESFSFRTAIKESNEIRGSLTWGQFIKRAKAPELPVVLLEDLGALIGLVLALAGVGIALLTGNGVWDGIGTLCIGVLLIIIAIVLAAETKSLLLGEAAGTEDVEKIKAAVVDGDVVTGVIHMRTLHLGPEELLVAAKISVQSDDTATEVANAINAAEARIRAAVPIARVIYLEPDIFNAEAAAKGTNPGH; translated from the coding sequence ATGAGCGCGTCGGGCGGTACCAAGGCGATCGTGGCGGCACTCGCCGCCAATCTGGCCATCGCGGTAGCCAAGTTCGTGGCCTTCGTCTTCAGTGGCTCGTCGTCGATGCTCGCGGAAAGCGTCCACTCACTGGCGGACTCCGGCAACCAGGGCCTGCTCCTCCTGGGCGGCAAGAAGGCCCAGCGCGAGGCGACTCCGGAACACCCCTTCGGGTACGGGCGCGAGCGTTACATCTACGCCTTCCTCGTCTCCATCGTGCTGTTCACCGTCGGTGGCATGTTCGCCATCTACGAGGGCTACGAGAAGATCCACGAGCCGCACGCCATCTCGCACTGGTACTGGCCGGTCGGCGTCCTCGTGTTCGCGATCATCGCGGAGTCCTTCTCCTTCCGCACCGCGATCAAGGAGTCGAACGAGATCCGCGGCAGCCTCACCTGGGGCCAGTTCATCAAGCGGGCCAAGGCCCCCGAGCTCCCCGTGGTCCTCCTCGAAGACCTCGGCGCCCTCATCGGCCTGGTCCTCGCCCTCGCGGGCGTCGGCATCGCCCTGCTCACCGGCAACGGCGTCTGGGACGGCATCGGCACCCTGTGCATCGGCGTCCTGCTGATCATCATCGCCATCGTGCTCGCGGCCGAGACCAAGTCCCTGCTGCTCGGCGAGGCCGCCGGCACCGAGGACGTCGAGAAGATCAAGGCCGCCGTGGTCGACGGTGACGTGGTGACCGGCGTCATCCACATGCGCACCCTGCACCTCGGCCCCGAGGAGCTCCTGGTCGCCGCGAAGATCTCCGTCCAGAGCGACGACACCGCGACCGAGGTGGCCAACGCCATCAACGCCGCCGAGGCCCGCATCCGCGCGGCGGTCCCGATCGCCCGCGTCATCTACCTCGAGCCGGACATCTTCAACGCCGAGGCCGCGGCCAAGGGCACCAACCCGGGCCACTGA